In Bacteroidetes bacterium GWF2_43_63, a genomic segment contains:
- a CDS encoding magnesium chelatase: MLVKTYCCAIQGIEAYTVSVEVDIQPGTKTFFAGLPDNAVKESIERIRSALVNNGYRYPGRRVVINLAPADMKKEGSGYDLAISIAVLAASHQIDSERLSEIMIVGELSLDGSLVPVKGVLSAAIEARKNKFKGIVVPAENAHEASVVEGLQVFALHDIRQVVQFLEGTTENLPCPFGYSINEEKGAAYPVDFSDVKGQENVKRVMEIAAAGGHNAIMIGPPGSGKTMLARRLSTILPPMSLDEALETTKIHSVSGKLPQGIGLLKSRPFRAPHHTCSDVALIGGGSYPQPGEISLAHNGVLFLDELPEFKRSALEVMRQPLEDRIVTISRARFTVDYPASVMLIAAMNPCPCGFYNHPEKECTCAPGSIRRYLSRISGPLLDRIDIHIEVTPVPFSSLTDKNKSESSQTVRNRVIAAREFQQSRYQEHGQVTCNAQLTPALMKKHCVLKPEGEQLLQKAMDLLKLSARAYDRILKVARTIADLDNSTCIENQHLAEAIQYRSLDRETWGMM; this comes from the coding sequence ATGCTTGTAAAAACTTACTGTTGCGCCATTCAGGGAATTGAAGCTTACACGGTTTCTGTCGAAGTGGATATCCAACCTGGAACAAAAACTTTCTTTGCAGGGTTGCCTGACAATGCAGTAAAAGAAAGCATTGAACGTATCCGGTCGGCTTTGGTGAATAACGGCTATCGCTATCCTGGCCGAAGGGTTGTAATCAACCTGGCCCCGGCTGACATGAAAAAAGAAGGTTCTGGTTATGATCTTGCAATTTCCATTGCAGTTCTTGCTGCCTCGCACCAGATCGACAGTGAGCGTCTTTCTGAGATAATGATTGTCGGCGAATTATCGCTGGATGGCTCTCTGGTTCCCGTCAAGGGAGTTTTGTCTGCTGCAATCGAAGCGCGTAAAAACAAATTTAAAGGCATTGTTGTTCCTGCCGAAAACGCGCACGAAGCCTCAGTAGTAGAAGGTCTTCAGGTTTTTGCGCTGCATGATATCCGTCAGGTGGTTCAGTTTCTCGAAGGAACCACTGAAAATCTTCCGTGCCCATTCGGGTATTCTATTAATGAAGAAAAGGGAGCGGCCTATCCTGTCGATTTCAGCGATGTGAAAGGTCAGGAAAATGTGAAACGCGTAATGGAAATTGCTGCTGCTGGTGGGCATAATGCAATTATGATCGGTCCGCCAGGCAGCGGAAAAACAATGCTTGCACGTCGGCTTTCGACCATTCTGCCGCCCATGTCACTCGACGAAGCATTGGAAACAACTAAAATCCATTCGGTTTCAGGCAAACTACCTCAAGGCATCGGGCTGCTCAAAAGCAGGCCATTCAGAGCTCCACACCACACATGTAGTGATGTAGCCCTTATCGGTGGCGGCTCCTACCCTCAACCAGGCGAAATTAGTCTTGCTCACAACGGAGTATTGTTTCTCGACGAACTCCCTGAATTCAAGCGCTCCGCCCTTGAAGTTATGCGGCAACCGCTCGAAGACCGCATTGTTACAATATCCAGGGCGCGTTTCACCGTCGATTATCCGGCTTCGGTCATGCTGATTGCGGCCATGAATCCCTGCCCTTGCGGATTTTACAATCATCCTGAAAAGGAATGCACTTGTGCGCCGGGCAGCATTCGTCGCTATTTAAGCAGAATTTCAGGACCGTTGCTCGATCGCATCGATATTCACATTGAAGTGACTCCAGTGCCGTTCAGCAGTCTTACCGATAAAAATAAAAGCGAGTCGTCGCAGACTGTTCGCAACCGGGTCATTGCTGCCCGCGAATTTCAGCAAAGCCGCTACCAGGAACATGGGCAGGTAACCTGTAACGCGCAGCTTACCCCGGCACTCATGAAAAAGCATTGTGTGCTTAAGCCCGAAGGAGAACAATTGCTTCAAAAAGCAATGGATTTACTGAAATTGTCGGCCCGCGCCTACGACCGGATTCTGAAAGTTGCAAGAACCATTGCCGATCTCGATAATTCGACCTGTATTGAAAATCAGCATCTGGCCGAAGCCATTCAGTACCGTAGCCTTGACCGGGAAACGTGGGGAATGATGTAG